Proteins from one Aureimonas sp. SA4125 genomic window:
- the rpoH gene encoding RNA polymerase sigma factor RpoH → MAQASLPSIASSEGGLSRYLEEIRKFPMLEPQEEFMLAKRYAEHDDRVAAHRLVTSHLRLVAKIAMGYRGYGLPIGEVVSEGNVGLMQAVKRFDADRGFRLATYAMWWIKASIQEYILRSWSLVKMGTTANQKRLFFNLRKMKSKIQALEEGDLRPDQVDHIATQLGVSNEEVISMNRRLSGDASLNAPIRAGEGESGEWQDWLVDQSESQESMLVEQDELDQRRGMLRQAMDVLNDRERRIFEARRLSEDPLTLEALSDEFDISRERVRQIEVRAFEKVQKAVKDTAEAAQRQLRVLESA, encoded by the coding sequence ATGGCCCAGGCCAGTTTGCCCAGTATCGCGTCCAGCGAAGGCGGCCTCAGCCGCTATCTCGAGGAAATCCGCAAGTTCCCCATGCTGGAACCGCAGGAAGAGTTCATGCTCGCCAAGCGCTACGCCGAGCATGACGACCGCGTTGCGGCGCACAGGCTCGTCACCAGCCATCTCCGGCTCGTCGCCAAGATCGCCATGGGCTATCGCGGCTACGGCCTGCCGATCGGCGAGGTCGTGTCCGAAGGCAATGTCGGCCTGATGCAGGCGGTCAAGCGTTTCGACGCCGATCGCGGCTTCCGGCTGGCGACCTACGCGATGTGGTGGATCAAGGCCTCGATCCAGGAATACATCCTGCGTTCGTGGAGCCTGGTGAAGATGGGCACGACCGCGAACCAGAAGCGGCTGTTCTTCAATCTGCGCAAGATGAAATCCAAGATCCAGGCGCTCGAGGAGGGTGATCTCCGGCCCGATCAGGTGGATCATATCGCGACGCAGCTCGGCGTATCGAACGAGGAAGTGATTTCGATGAACCGCCGCCTTTCCGGCGACGCATCGCTGAACGCCCCGATCCGGGCCGGCGAAGGCGAATCCGGCGAATGGCAGGATTGGCTGGTCGACCAGTCGGAAAGCCAGGAATCCATGCTTGTCGAGCAGGACGAGCTCGACCAGCGCCGTGGCATGCTGCGCCAGGCGATGGACGTCCTCAACGACCGCGAGCGGCGGATCTTTGAGGCCCGCCGCCTGTCGGAGGACCCGCTGACCCTGGAAGCTCTGTCGGACGAGTTCGACATCAGCCGCGAGCGCGTGCGCCAGATCGAGGTGCGCGCCTTCGAGAAGGTGCAGAAAGCGGTCAAGGACACGGCCGAGGCGGCGCAGCGACAGCTGCGGGTGCTCGAAAGCGCCTGA
- a CDS encoding RluA family pseudouridine synthase — protein MDTGPTVDDDVEASSFVVSAEEAGQRLDQFLAAQFPGVLSRSRLQALIEAGEVTIGGTVSRISKRKVAAGETVELVVPEAVDADPLPEHIPLDVLYEDACLIVVDKPTGLVVHPGPGNWTGTLVNALLHRCGDSLSGIGGVKRPGIVHRLDKDTSGVMVVAKSDIAHRHLAEQFAAHGRDGRLERAYLAMVWGVPLRAAGTIDAPLGRSGSDRTKRTVVPATRADAREAITHFQVLARSAVAGEDFASLTECRLETGRTHQIRVHMAHVGHPLIGDDTYGAGFATKVKRLEPEAAAVVSALGRQALHAHRLGFEHPITGEPLAFETPMPPDMQALARALRL, from the coding sequence ATCGATACCGGTCCTACAGTCGACGACGACGTCGAGGCAAGCAGCTTCGTCGTCAGCGCGGAAGAAGCGGGGCAGCGGCTCGACCAGTTTCTCGCCGCGCAGTTTCCCGGCGTCCTCTCGCGCAGCCGCCTCCAGGCGCTGATCGAAGCGGGCGAGGTGACGATCGGGGGGACCGTCAGCCGCATCTCCAAGCGCAAGGTCGCTGCCGGAGAGACGGTCGAACTGGTCGTGCCGGAGGCGGTCGACGCCGATCCCCTCCCCGAACACATCCCGCTCGACGTTCTCTACGAGGATGCCTGTCTGATCGTCGTCGACAAGCCGACCGGTCTCGTCGTCCATCCCGGCCCCGGCAACTGGACGGGGACGCTCGTCAACGCCCTCCTCCACCGTTGCGGCGACAGCCTGTCGGGTATCGGCGGGGTGAAGCGGCCGGGCATCGTCCACCGGCTCGACAAGGACACGAGCGGCGTCATGGTCGTCGCCAAGTCCGACATCGCCCACCGGCACCTCGCCGAGCAGTTCGCCGCCCATGGGCGCGACGGCCGGCTGGAGCGCGCCTATCTCGCCATGGTCTGGGGCGTGCCGCTGCGGGCCGCCGGCACCATCGATGCCCCGCTCGGCCGCTCGGGCAGCGACCGGACGAAGCGGACGGTGGTGCCGGCGACCCGTGCGGATGCGCGCGAGGCGATCACGCATTTCCAGGTTCTCGCCCGCAGCGCCGTCGCGGGCGAGGATTTCGCGTCGCTGACCGAGTGCCGGCTCGAGACCGGCCGGACGCATCAGATCCGCGTCCACATGGCGCATGTCGGGCATCCGCTGATCGGCGACGACACCTATGGCGCGGGTTTCGCCACCAAGGTGAAGCGGCTCGAGCCCGAAGCGGCGGCGGTCGTCTCCGCGCTCGGACGGCAGGCGCTGCATGCCCACCGCCTCGGCTTCGAGCATCCCATCACGGGCGAGCCGCTGGCCTTCGAGACGCCGATGCCCCCGGACATGCAGGCGCTGGCCAGGGCCCTCCGGCTGTGA
- a CDS encoding HAD-IA family hydrolase — MSSPPRRPLAADALLFDMDGTLLISHAVVERVWRRWADSHGLDADAILAVSHGRRMIDTMREVCPSGLSAEAEAARLDQEEREDTEGIVAVEGAADFLRSLPGDRWAIVTSADAILADIRLRAAGLTPPPVLVTAEDVTVGKPDPQGYREAARRLGFAPGNCVVFEDAPAGIAAGRAAGAHVIALATVLTPAFLEGSDWIADYRGLIATTTEEGRLELM; from the coding sequence TTGTCATCACCTCCCCGTCGCCCTCTCGCGGCCGATGCCCTGCTGTTCGACATGGACGGCACGCTTTTGATCTCGCATGCCGTCGTCGAGCGGGTCTGGCGTCGCTGGGCCGATTCTCACGGCCTTGACGCCGATGCGATCCTTGCGGTCTCGCACGGGCGCCGGATGATCGACACGATGCGGGAAGTCTGCCCGTCCGGCCTCTCGGCGGAGGCGGAGGCGGCCAGGCTCGATCAGGAGGAGCGCGAGGATACCGAGGGTATCGTCGCCGTTGAGGGGGCCGCCGACTTCCTTCGATCGCTTCCAGGCGACCGCTGGGCCATCGTCACCTCGGCCGATGCCATTCTGGCCGATATCCGACTGCGCGCAGCTGGCCTGACACCGCCACCGGTGCTGGTCACCGCCGAGGATGTGACCGTCGGCAAGCCCGATCCGCAGGGCTACCGCGAGGCGGCGCGCCGGTTGGGGTTCGCGCCAGGGAACTGCGTCGTGTTCGAGGATGCGCCAGCGGGAATCGCCGCGGGCCGAGCGGCGGGCGCGCATGTGATCGCTCTGGCGACGGTCCTGACACCCGCCTTCCTCGAAGGTTCGGACTGGATCGCCGACTATCGCGGGCTGATTGCGACCACCACGGAGGAAGGCCGGCTGGAGTTAATGTGA
- a CDS encoding DEAD/DEAH box helicase family protein, giving the protein MTRNDQPDFVFVPRDHQISARDAILAARRAGRPGFLLGDLTGLGKTLSAWLAISAMAESEVLIICPKGAMPQWHRTIQRSPPTDKRITIMNFERTKQLMAPPPASTRRSARAKNNELARAGALKRSFPLVVIDESHRIRNPASQQGVVCRRVAAAADFTLYMSATAGQSPHELSYLGKLLAFATGGTSGDMDEFRALMKRLKIGRARGRWQNWHWEPNEDDRAVMSDLLYKGANAIGLRRRPEHIAGWPEVQRELAPTALDAESQRLYEATWREFRRELGLAGGSIRKPTGWAADLRFRQKASLVRTAGTADFGCDLLDNGQQIAVSVAFLETSAMLAEKFRGRGWTVGEINGTQSGDVNEAVRTEFQTGQLDVVVFTVTESISLHRGEMPGGDRERSLLVHDMRHSAIQLQQIEGRCHRDGQRAVIYYTYAEGTVEERIAAIVIGRMVAMDGIAGDDTSLLGAIADAVAAAGAAREGA; this is encoded by the coding sequence ATGACCCGGAATGACCAGCCTGATTTCGTCTTCGTGCCGCGGGACCACCAGATCTCGGCGCGGGATGCGATTCTGGCAGCCCGAAGGGCGGGCCGGCCAGGCTTTCTGCTCGGCGATCTCACCGGGCTCGGCAAGACGCTGTCCGCCTGGCTGGCAATCAGCGCGATGGCCGAGAGCGAGGTCCTGATCATCTGCCCGAAGGGTGCCATGCCGCAGTGGCATCGAACCATCCAGCGCTCGCCACCGACCGACAAGCGCATCACCATCATGAATTTCGAGCGGACAAAGCAGCTGATGGCGCCGCCGCCCGCGAGCACCCGACGGTCGGCCCGGGCGAAGAACAACGAACTCGCCCGCGCCGGCGCATTGAAGCGCAGTTTTCCGCTGGTGGTGATTGATGAGAGCCATCGCATCCGCAATCCCGCCTCGCAGCAGGGCGTGGTGTGCCGCCGCGTCGCCGCCGCGGCGGATTTTACCCTGTACATGAGCGCCACCGCCGGCCAGTCGCCGCATGAGCTTTCCTATCTCGGCAAGCTTCTGGCCTTCGCCACCGGCGGCACGTCGGGCGACATGGACGAGTTCCGGGCGTTGATGAAGCGCCTGAAGATCGGCCGCGCCCGCGGGCGTTGGCAGAACTGGCACTGGGAACCGAACGAGGACGACCGGGCCGTCATGTCGGACCTGCTCTACAAGGGAGCGAACGCCATCGGCCTGCGCCGTCGTCCCGAGCACATCGCCGGCTGGCCCGAGGTGCAGCGGGAACTGGCGCCGACGGCGCTCGACGCCGAGAGCCAGCGGCTCTACGAGGCGACCTGGCGCGAGTTCCGGCGTGAGCTTGGCCTTGCCGGCGGCAGCATCCGCAAGCCCACTGGCTGGGCCGCGGACCTGCGTTTCCGGCAGAAGGCAAGCCTCGTGCGCACGGCCGGAACCGCGGACTTCGGCTGCGATCTCCTCGACAACGGCCAGCAGATCGCCGTCTCCGTCGCTTTCCTAGAAACCAGCGCCATGCTGGCGGAGAAGTTTCGCGGGCGCGGCTGGACGGTGGGCGAGATCAACGGCACGCAGTCGGGAGACGTCAACGAGGCCGTGCGGACAGAATTTCAGACGGGCCAACTCGACGTCGTCGTCTTCACCGTCACCGAATCGATCTCGCTGCACCGAGGGGAAATGCCCGGCGGCGACCGCGAGCGCTCGCTGCTGGTTCATGACATGCGCCACAGCGCCATCCAGCTGCAGCAGATCGAGGGCCGCTGCCACCGCGACGGTCAGCGGGCGGTGATCTACTACACCTATGCCGAAGGGACGGTGGAGGAGAGGATCGCTGCCATCGTCATCGGCCGCATGGTCGCGATGGACGGGATCGCCGGCGACGACACCAGCCTTCTCGGCGCCATCGCCGATGCGGTCGCGGCAGCCGGAGCGGCGCGGGAGGGGGCCTGA
- a CDS encoding cold-shock protein — MAQTGTVKFFNADKGFGFISPDNGGADVFVHISDVERSGLSRLSDNQKVSFDSEADPRGKGPKAVNIQEA, encoded by the coding sequence ATGGCCCAGACTGGCACAGTAAAGTTCTTCAACGCGGACAAGGGCTTCGGCTTTATTTCGCCGGACAATGGCGGCGCGGACGTGTTCGTCCACATCTCGGATGTCGAGCGTTCGGGTCTTTCCCGCCTCTCCGACAACCAGAAGGTGTCGTTCGATTCCGAAGCCGACCCGCGCGGCAAGGGCCCGAAGGCCGTCAACATTCAGGAAGCCTGA
- a CDS encoding RNA methyltransferase, with protein MTLGPIPIIDPQDARLAAYRDVRERDLVGRQGFIAEGRVVIEPLLASPRFRPLSLLVLENRLAGLAPVLARVPDNVPVYVADRQTFDGVAGFPVHRGFLAHGEVLADPMAATRLQAIASAGGTVVVAIAIANHDNIGAIFRNAAAFGADAILLDATSCDPLYRKAIRVSAGSVFAMPYARLGAAEGILGELLGLGFRCFALAPGASEGLAPLDRPGPSALFLGAEGPGLPPQLTAQMRSIAIPMVPGFDSINVATAAAIALQRLYSRCAAAD; from the coding sequence ATGACGCTCGGCCCCATCCCGATCATCGATCCGCAGGACGCTCGCCTTGCAGCCTATCGCGACGTGCGCGAGCGCGACCTCGTCGGTCGCCAGGGTTTTATCGCGGAAGGGCGGGTGGTGATCGAGCCCTTGCTGGCGTCTCCCCGGTTTCGTCCCCTCAGTCTCCTCGTGCTCGAGAATCGCCTGGCGGGACTGGCCCCGGTCCTCGCGCGCGTTCCAGATAACGTGCCGGTCTATGTCGCCGACCGCCAAACCTTCGACGGCGTTGCCGGCTTTCCCGTGCACCGGGGGTTTCTGGCGCATGGAGAAGTTCTGGCCGACCCGATGGCAGCGACACGGCTGCAGGCGATCGCGTCGGCCGGCGGAACCGTCGTCGTCGCCATCGCCATCGCCAATCACGACAATATCGGCGCGATATTCCGGAACGCCGCCGCCTTCGGCGCGGATGCGATCCTTCTCGACGCGACAAGCTGCGATCCGCTCTATCGCAAGGCGATCCGCGTGTCGGCCGGCAGCGTCTTTGCCATGCCCTATGCACGCCTCGGCGCGGCGGAGGGCATTCTTGGAGAACTGCTCGGCTTGGGTTTCCGCTGCTTCGCCCTGGCGCCGGGGGCGAGCGAGGGTCTTGCTCCGCTCGACCGCCCCGGCCCGTCCGCGCTTTTCCTCGGCGCCGAGGGACCCGGCCTCCCACCGCAGCTGACGGCGCAGATGCGGTCCATCGCAATACCGATGGTGCCGGGCTTCGACAGCATCAATGTCGCGACGGCCGCAGCCATCGCCCTGCAGCGCCTTTATTCGCGGTGCGCGGCTGCGGACTGA
- a CDS encoding DUF1134 domain-containing protein translates to MQSLFDVLRRIALAAAAALVWAMAFAPPASAQQTGYTMEEIVAQGHNFFGSTAGGLATLVEKAFQQHGLPNGYILGEEASGAFIGGLRFGEGTLFTKNAGEHRLFWQGPSFGIDAGGDGARTMMLVYDLPSVESVYGRFGGVTGTAYLVGGLGMTLLTRDDIKIVPVKTGLGARLGINIGYLKITPMPTWNPF, encoded by the coding sequence ATGCAGAGCCTGTTCGACGTACTCCGCCGCATCGCACTGGCCGCCGCGGCGGCCCTGGTATGGGCCATGGCGTTCGCGCCCCCCGCCTCGGCGCAGCAGACCGGCTACACGATGGAGGAAATCGTGGCGCAGGGCCACAATTTCTTCGGATCCACCGCCGGCGGGCTCGCCACCCTCGTCGAAAAAGCCTTCCAGCAGCATGGCCTGCCGAACGGCTACATCCTCGGGGAAGAGGCGTCGGGCGCCTTCATCGGCGGACTTCGCTTCGGCGAGGGCACGCTCTTCACGAAGAATGCCGGCGAGCACCGGCTGTTCTGGCAGGGTCCGTCCTTCGGCATCGATGCCGGCGGCGACGGCGCGCGCACGATGATGCTCGTCTACGACCTGCCTTCCGTCGAGTCCGTCTATGGACGCTTCGGCGGCGTCACCGGCACGGCCTATCTCGTCGGCGGGCTCGGGATGACGCTGCTCACCCGCGACGATATCAAGATCGTGCCGGTAAAGACCGGTCTCGGCGCCCGCCTCGGGATCAACATCGGCTATCTCAAGATCACGCCGATGCCGACATGGAACCCCTTCTGA
- a CDS encoding histidine phosphotransferase family protein, producing MTDLPHVSAPDLAALLASKLCHDIISPVGAVQSGLELLDEMPGDEESMALVRSSTKSAVVKLQFARIAYGASGSSTAQIDLGDARQVAEGMMGFERAALSWTGERAYVAKNIAKLILNLVVIANASVPRGREVQVEVEQLEPQLKLTVRAIGTPLRVPAKFRALLAGTAGEEAVDAHGVQPYYTLLLARELGLDVHLEQLEDRAIFTVVPLLAAPEPVVAIDIEA from the coding sequence ATGACGGACCTCCCACACGTCTCGGCCCCCGATCTCGCGGCACTGCTCGCCAGCAAGCTGTGCCACGACATCATCTCGCCGGTCGGCGCCGTGCAGAGCGGGCTCGAACTCCTCGACGAGATGCCGGGCGACGAAGAGTCGATGGCGCTGGTGCGCAGCTCGACCAAGAGCGCCGTCGTGAAACTCCAGTTCGCCCGGATCGCCTATGGCGCCTCCGGCTCGTCGACGGCCCAGATCGATCTCGGCGACGCGCGCCAGGTGGCAGAGGGGATGATGGGCTTCGAGCGCGCCGCGCTCAGCTGGACCGGCGAGCGCGCTTACGTGGCGAAGAACATCGCCAAGCTGATCCTCAACCTTGTCGTCATCGCCAATGCCTCCGTTCCGCGGGGGCGCGAAGTGCAGGTGGAAGTCGAGCAACTGGAGCCGCAGCTGAAGCTGACGGTGCGGGCGATCGGGACGCCTTTGCGGGTGCCGGCGAAGTTCAGGGCGCTTCTTGCCGGAACGGCGGGAGAGGAAGCCGTCGACGCGCACGGTGTCCAGCCCTACTACACGCTGCTGCTTGCCCGCGAACTCGGCCTCGACGTGCATCTCGAACAGTTGGAAGACCGCGCGATCTTCACCGTTGTGCCCCTGCTCGCCGCGCCCGAGCCGGTGGTGGCGATCGATATCGAAGCGTAA
- a CDS encoding response regulator — MQTCLIVDESNVIRKVASRILFQMSFTVENAASGSEALGLIGGGEVPDIVIVAGMLPDMPSEEFVRALRMRPGGKDAVILASLVEANLGTMTRLKRAGATGFVFKPFDREAMVRWISPYSSVAA, encoded by the coding sequence ATGCAAACCTGCCTGATCGTCGACGAGTCGAACGTCATTCGCAAAGTCGCAAGCCGCATCCTCTTTCAGATGTCGTTCACCGTCGAGAATGCCGCGTCCGGATCAGAGGCCCTGGGTCTCATCGGCGGGGGAGAGGTGCCCGACATCGTGATCGTCGCCGGCATGCTGCCGGATATGCCATCCGAAGAGTTCGTGCGGGCTTTGCGCATGCGGCCGGGTGGCAAGGACGCTGTCATCCTCGCCTCGCTGGTGGAAGCCAATCTCGGCACGATGACGCGGCTGAAGCGAGCCGGCGCGACGGGCTTCGTCTTCAAGCCCTTCGATCGCGAGGCGATGGTCCGGTGGATCAGCCCCTATTCCAGCGTCGCTGCCTGA
- the ctrA gene encoding cell cycle two-component system response regulator CtrA, with the protein MRVLLIEDDSAVAQSIELMLKSESFNVYTTDLGEEGVDLGKLYDYDIILLDLNLPDMSGYEVLRTLRLSKVKTPILILSGMAGIEDKVRGLGFGADDYMTKPFHKDELVARIHAIVRRSKGHAQSVINTGDLTVNLDAKTVEVNGQRVHLTGKEYAMLELLSLRKGTTLTKEMFLNHLYGGMDEPELKIIDVFICKLRKKLSTATEGKNYIETVWGRGYVLREPEADTRAA; encoded by the coding sequence ATGCGCGTGCTTTTGATCGAGGATGACAGTGCGGTCGCGCAGAGCATCGAACTGATGCTGAAATCAGAGAGCTTCAACGTCTACACCACCGATCTCGGTGAGGAGGGCGTCGACCTTGGAAAGCTCTACGACTACGATATCATCCTTCTCGACCTGAACCTTCCCGACATGTCCGGTTACGAGGTCCTCAGGACCCTGCGACTGTCCAAGGTCAAGACGCCGATCCTGATCCTTTCCGGCATGGCCGGGATCGAGGACAAGGTTCGCGGCCTCGGCTTCGGCGCCGACGACTACATGACCAAGCCGTTCCACAAGGACGAGCTCGTCGCCCGCATTCACGCCATCGTTCGTCGCTCCAAGGGCCATGCCCAGTCGGTGATCAACACGGGCGACCTGACGGTCAACCTCGACGCCAAGACGGTCGAGGTCAACGGCCAGCGCGTGCATCTCACCGGCAAGGAATACGCCATGCTGGAGCTGCTCTCGCTGCGCAAGGGCACGACCCTGACGAAGGAAATGTTCCTCAACCACCTCTATGGCGGCATGGACGAGCCTGAACTGAAGATCATCGACGTCTTCATCTGCAAGCTGCGCAAGAAGCTGTCGACGGCGACCGAAGGCAAGAACTACATCGAGACGGTCTGGGGCCGCGGCTACGTGCTGCGCGAGCCGGAAGCCGACACCCGCGCCGCCTGA
- a CDS encoding flagellar export protein FliJ, producing MKRDNLVRLTRFKVNEKRRQVEQLELMMGEFSRMAGDLDAQIGNEEKKAGITDIKHFAYPTFAKAARARRDNLMNSVKDLKVQLGAARIAHEEAEAELVHAEKLEQRDEAEERRIANG from the coding sequence ATGAAGCGGGACAATCTCGTGCGCTTGACGCGCTTCAAGGTGAACGAGAAACGCCGCCAGGTCGAGCAGCTCGAACTGATGATGGGAGAATTCTCCCGCATGGCCGGCGATCTCGACGCCCAGATCGGCAACGAAGAGAAAAAAGCGGGGATCACCGACATCAAGCATTTCGCCTATCCGACCTTCGCCAAGGCGGCCCGGGCGCGGCGCGACAATCTGATGAATTCCGTCAAGGATCTGAAGGTGCAGCTGGGCGCCGCCCGGATTGCCCATGAGGAGGCCGAGGCCGAACTGGTGCATGCCGAAAAGCTGGAGCAGCGGGACGAGGCGGAAGAGCGCCGGATCGCCAACGGCTGA
- a CDS encoding DUF4287 domain-containing protein — protein sequence MADKPIKGPASYFPSIEKTYGRPVAEWQALVRSHLPARHMELVAILKKDHGMGHGHANALVAFVLSQDPE from the coding sequence GTGGCGGACAAACCCATCAAGGGACCGGCTTCGTATTTTCCATCCATCGAAAAGACATACGGGCGGCCCGTCGCCGAATGGCAGGCGCTTGTCAGAAGTCACCTTCCGGCAAGACACATGGAGCTCGTAGCGATCCTCAAGAAGGATCACGGGATGGGCCATGGTCACGCCAACGCTCTCGTGGCGTTTGTTTTGTCGCAAGACCCGGAATAG
- a CDS encoding DUF1153 domain-containing protein, translating to MTDQVRPRVKYVIGPDGSPLTIADLPPSNTRRWVIRRKAEVVAAVRGGLLSLDEACSRYTLTVEEFLSWQVSIDSHGLAGLRTTQLQEYRKKIDMHH from the coding sequence ATGACCGATCAGGTTAGACCACGAGTAAAGTACGTCATCGGCCCCGACGGAAGCCCTTTGACGATTGCCGATCTTCCGCCATCAAACACCCGTCGCTGGGTCATCCGCCGCAAGGCGGAGGTCGTCGCGGCGGTTCGCGGGGGCCTGTTGAGCCTCGACGAGGCATGTTCGCGCTACACCCTGACGGTGGAGGAATTCCTCTCCTGGCAGGTCTCGATCGACAGTCACGGTCTGGCTGGCCTGCGCACGACGCAGTTGCAGGAATACCGGAAGAAAATCGACATGCATCACTAG
- the mnmA gene encoding tRNA 2-thiouridine(34) synthase MnmA — protein MLNSLDLPKAPADTRVVVAMSGGVDSSVVAAILKAEGYDVVGITLQLYDSGTGPRRAGACCAGQDIHDARRVAESLGIPHYVLDYEEIFRRSVIDPFTASYMAGETPIPCVACNQTVKFRDLLATAQDLGAEALATGHYIESRAGMNGSPHRGLHRPADLDRDQSYFLYATTQAQIDFLRFPLGGLTKAETREIAARHGLAVADKADSQDICFVSKGRYADVIERLHPGAGIPGDIVHIDGRTLGRHEGVVHFTIGQRRGIKLSSPEPLYVVALDAAGGRVIVGPREALATRRLVLRSVNWLGDEPIAAAADLGRELLVKVRSARPPVPARLGLEDGDVTIELLDGEDGIAPGQACVFYDGEAAGARVLGGGVIARTVAGTVRDPAIESPARLARG, from the coding sequence ATGCTGAACAGCCTCGATCTGCCGAAGGCCCCCGCGGACACGCGGGTGGTCGTGGCGATGTCCGGGGGCGTCGATTCGTCCGTCGTCGCGGCGATTTTGAAGGCCGAGGGCTATGATGTCGTCGGCATCACCCTTCAGCTCTACGACAGCGGCACGGGTCCCCGGCGGGCAGGTGCCTGCTGCGCCGGCCAGGATATCCACGATGCCCGCCGCGTCGCCGAGAGCCTCGGCATCCCGCACTATGTGCTGGACTACGAAGAGATCTTCCGCCGCTCGGTGATCGATCCCTTCACCGCCAGCTACATGGCCGGCGAGACGCCCATCCCCTGCGTCGCCTGCAACCAGACGGTGAAGTTCCGCGACCTCCTGGCGACGGCGCAGGATCTCGGCGCCGAGGCCCTGGCGACCGGCCATTACATCGAGAGCCGCGCCGGGATGAACGGCTCGCCGCACCGCGGCCTCCACCGCCCGGCCGATCTCGACCGCGACCAGAGCTATTTTCTCTACGCGACGACACAGGCTCAGATCGATTTCCTGCGCTTTCCCCTCGGCGGGCTGACCAAGGCCGAAACCCGTGAGATCGCCGCCCGCCATGGGCTGGCGGTCGCCGACAAGGCTGACAGCCAGGATATCTGCTTCGTCTCGAAGGGCCGCTATGCCGACGTGATCGAGCGGCTGCATCCCGGCGCCGGCATTCCCGGCGACATCGTCCATATCGACGGCCGCACGCTCGGCCGTCACGAGGGCGTCGTGCACTTCACCATCGGCCAGCGTCGCGGCATCAAGCTCTCCTCGCCCGAGCCGCTGTACGTCGTGGCGCTCGACGCCGCCGGCGGCCGGGTCATCGTCGGCCCGCGCGAGGCGCTGGCGACGCGCCGGCTGGTGCTTCGCAGCGTCAACTGGCTGGGTGACGAACCAATCGCCGCTGCCGCGGACCTCGGCCGCGAACTCCTGGTCAAGGTGCGCTCCGCGCGTCCGCCGGTGCCGGCCCGGCTCGGTCTGGAGGACGGCGACGTCACGATCGAGCTTCTGGATGGCGAGGACGGCATTGCGCCCGGGCAGGCCTGCGTCTTCTACGATGGCGAGGCGGCCGGCGCGCGGGTGCTGGGGGGCGGCGTGATCGCGCGCACGGTCGCCGGGACGGTGCGCGACCCTGCCATCGAAAGCCCGGCCCGGTTGGCTCGCGGCTGA